One segment of Carya illinoinensis cultivar Pawnee chromosome 13, C.illinoinensisPawnee_v1, whole genome shotgun sequence DNA contains the following:
- the LOC122292571 gene encoding protein STRICTOSIDINE SYNTHASE-LIKE 3-like, which translates to MSPAGTFAGLFFLILAFYCGTDPFKHSAISQFPDFEAYAVDMPPWSQLPIERDTQNLLQKSEIKFLNQVQGPESIAFDPLGRGPYTGVADGRVLFWDGQSWTDFAHTSSNRSELCDPKPSPLSYLKNEHICGRPLGLRFDKKAGDLYIADAYFGLMKVGPEGGLAISLTTEAEGVPLRFTNDLDIDDEGNVYFTDSSTKYQRRNFMQLVFSAENTGRVLKYNPTTKETSVLLRNLQFPNGVSLSKDGSFFVFCEGSIGRLRKYWLKGEKAGTSEVLAVLPGFPDNVRTNEKGDFWVAIHCRRSIYTYFCALYPKIRKFLLKLPIPGKLQYMLHIGGRPHAAIVKYSPEGKLLQILEDSQGKVVKVVSEVEEKDGQLWMGSVLMPFVAVYNFA; encoded by the exons ATGTCACCGGCCGGAACCTTCGCGGGGCTTTTTTTCCTCATCCTAGCCTTCTACTGTGGCACTGACCCTTTCAAGCACAGCGCAATCTCGCAATTCCCAGACTTTGAAGCCTACGCCGTCGACATGCCACCTTGGTCCCAGCTCCCTATTGAGAGAGACACCCAGAACTTGCTCCAGAAATCCGAAATCAAGTTCCTCAACCAAGTCCAAGGCCCCGAGAGCATAGCTTTCGACCCTCTTGGCCGTGGACCTTATACCGGTGTCGCTGATGGGCGGGTCCTGTTCTGGGACGGTCAGTCTTGGACCGATTTCGCTCACACTTCATCCAACAG GTCAGAATTATGTGATCCAAAACCATCACCTTTGAGTTACTTGAAGAATGAGCACATATGTGGCCGGCCTTTGGGGCTTCGGTTTGACAAGAAAGCAGGTGATTTATACATTGCAGATGCATATTTTGGGCTAATGAAGGTAGGACCAGAAGGTGGCTTGGCAATATCACTAACAACTGAGGCAGAAGGGGTGCCGTTGAGGTTTACAAACGATCTAGACATTGATGATGAAGGGAATGTTTATTTTACAGATAGCAGCACCAAGTATCAGAGAAG GAACTTCATGCAGTTGGTTTTTTCTGCGGAGAATACTGGGAGGGTTCTGAAATACAATCCAACAACTAAGGAAACCAGTGTCCTTTTGAGGAATCTCCAATTTCCAAATGGGGTGTCCTTGAGCAAGGATGGTTCCTTCTTCGTTTTCTGTGAAGGATCCATTGGCAG gttacGAAAGTATTGGTTGAAAGGTGAGAAGGCAGGGACATCAGAGGTGCTAGCAGTCCTGCCTGGATTTCCTGACAATGTCAGGACCAACGAAAAGGGTGACTTTTGGGTGGCAATCCACTGTCGACGATCCATATATACTTATTTCTGCGCACTATACCCAAAAATCAGGAAATTTCTCCTCAAGCTTCCAATTCCTGGGAAACTTCAGTACATGCTTCACATTGGTGGCCGGCCTCATGCAGCCATTGTCAAATACAGCCCAGAGGGTAAGCTTTTGCAGATATTGGAGGACAGTCAGGGAAAAGTTGTCAAGGTAGTAAGTGAAGTGGAGGAAAAGGATGGGCAACTATGGATGGGGAGCGTTTTGATGCCTTTTGTTGCAGTTTACAACTTCGCTTAA